Proteins encoded in a region of the Verrucomicrobiota bacterium genome:
- a CDS encoding ammonium transporter has product MKKIFLFLSLGAALLSSGLTSRAADATNAPERTVQERLEDLEAYVNNGARNASTNTTTKIAGPGPGHNGFQMVCSALVLFMTLPGLALFYGGLVRRRNVLSVLAQCLGIAGLVTILWWLCGYSMAFHSGNPFFGNFDWKFLRGVDSSPNTDYAAWVSHNVYSMYQLMFAIITPALIIGAIAERMKFSAILLFMTLWMFVVYFPLAHMVWGVDGFMNGVWNPKATIKAIDFAGGTVVHMSSGWSALILCIILGKRLGFPKEPMPPHSMVLCMVGTGMLWVGWYGFNAGSAVAADGIAANAFTTTTLATAVASFVWAMAEYVVRGKPSILGFCSGAVAGLVVITPACGFVTAKGAVCIGIAAGLIPFFAVWKLKAWFGYDDALDTFGVHAIGGTLGAFMTGLLATVTANPNLAGDPAKANGLAGLVRHGLWFEQVKAISVTLVLAVVGTAIIAFIVKAVIGLRVSEEVETIGLDLAEHGEEGYQG; this is encoded by the coding sequence ATGAAAAAAATATTTCTCTTCCTTAGTTTGGGCGCGGCCCTTTTATCCAGTGGCCTGACTTCGCGCGCCGCCGATGCCACCAATGCTCCCGAACGCACCGTTCAGGAGCGCCTGGAAGACCTCGAAGCCTACGTCAATAACGGGGCGCGCAATGCCAGCACGAATACGACGACGAAAATCGCCGGGCCAGGCCCGGGCCATAACGGGTTCCAAATGGTCTGCTCGGCTTTGGTGCTCTTCATGACCTTGCCGGGCCTGGCGCTGTTCTACGGCGGACTGGTTCGCCGGAGGAACGTGCTTTCCGTGTTGGCACAATGCCTTGGCATCGCCGGACTGGTTACGATTCTCTGGTGGCTGTGCGGTTACAGCATGGCATTTCACAGTGGCAATCCGTTCTTTGGCAATTTCGACTGGAAGTTTTTGCGCGGCGTAGATTCAAGTCCCAACACCGATTACGCCGCCTGGGTTTCTCATAACGTCTATTCCATGTATCAACTCATGTTTGCCATCATCACGCCGGCGCTCATTATCGGCGCGATCGCCGAGCGCATGAAATTTTCCGCCATTCTGCTCTTCATGACGTTGTGGATGTTTGTCGTTTACTTCCCGCTCGCCCACATGGTTTGGGGCGTGGACGGCTTTATGAACGGTGTCTGGAATCCCAAAGCCACGATCAAAGCCATTGACTTCGCTGGCGGCACGGTGGTGCACATGTCTTCCGGGTGGTCGGCGCTGATTCTTTGCATCATTCTTGGCAAACGGCTTGGCTTTCCCAAGGAGCCGATGCCACCGCACAGCATGGTGCTTTGTATGGTGGGCACCGGCATGTTGTGGGTAGGCTGGTACGGTTTCAACGCCGGCAGCGCCGTGGCGGCCGATGGCATCGCGGCAAATGCGTTCACCACCACCACACTGGCGACGGCCGTGGCTTCGTTCGTCTGGGCGATGGCGGAATATGTCGTCCGCGGCAAACCCAGCATCCTGGGTTTTTGCTCCGGCGCGGTGGCCGGGTTGGTGGTGATTACGCCGGCGTGTGGTTTTGTCACCGCCAAGGGTGCTGTTTGCATTGGTATCGCCGCAGGGCTGATTCCATTCTTTGCGGTTTGGAAACTCAAAGCCTGGTTTGGCTACGATGACGCTCTGGATACTTTCGGCGTTCACGCCATTGGTGGAACTTTGGGTGCATTCATGACTGGCTTGCTGGCAACCGTGACCGCAAATCCCAATCTGGCAGGCGACCCCGCCAAAGCCAACGGCCTCGCTGGATTGGTTCGCCATGGTCTTTGGTTTGAACAGGTCAAGGCCATTAGCGTGACATTGGTGCTCGCAGTTGTCGGCACCGCGATCATCGCCTTCATCGTAAAAGCGGTCATTGGCCTGCGCGTCAGTGAAGAGGTTGAAACCATCGGTCTCGACCTTGCCGAGCACGGCGAAGAAGGTTATCAGGGCTGA
- a CDS encoding prepilin-type N-terminal cleavage/methylation domain-containing protein — protein MSATQRPSVRLITPERPATCSSATGGFTLIELLVVIAIIAILAGLLLPALAKARFAAKKALCTSNMRQWGVALNLYGNDNRTFFPDNTDGIDVSWCGKTVQKFWADYLIKQERGADKSQFHVIFCPTQKYLRDADGVIVDGNGRVLCGFFYLPHRVDGSKWNYNSLGLGGWAYKKKLGADFKNAPVLMDLKLAAGTVGSDGKNAQVNPGGWGGSASLSSHTIRSGEPLGGNFLFEDGHVSWYRSREVDVGSKDTTGWLAFYQIHIP, from the coding sequence ATGAGCGCCACCCAGAGACCAAGCGTTCGTCTGATAACGCCCGAGCGGCCCGCAACTTGTTCGTCCGCGACCGGAGGCTTCACGTTGATTGAGTTGTTGGTCGTCATTGCCATCATTGCCATTCTGGCTGGACTCCTTTTACCGGCTCTGGCCAAGGCCAGGTTTGCGGCAAAGAAGGCGCTTTGCACAAGCAACATGCGGCAATGGGGCGTCGCGTTGAATCTGTATGGGAACGATAATCGGACTTTCTTCCCGGATAACACCGATGGGATCGATGTGAGTTGGTGCGGCAAAACGGTTCAGAAGTTTTGGGCCGACTACCTTATCAAACAAGAACGCGGCGCTGACAAAAGCCAGTTCCACGTGATTTTTTGCCCAACGCAAAAGTATCTCCGGGATGCCGATGGTGTCATAGTTGACGGTAATGGGCGGGTCCTGTGTGGATTTTTCTATTTGCCCCATCGAGTTGACGGTTCCAAGTGGAATTACAACAGCCTGGGTCTGGGAGGCTGGGCCTACAAAAAGAAGTTGGGTGCTGATTTCAAAAACGCGCCCGTGCTCATGGACCTGAAACTGGCCGCAGGAACCGTCGGCTCGGATGGGAAAAATGCCCAGGTAAATCCGGGGGGGTGGGGCGGCTCGGCATCGCTTTCCAGTCACACAATCCGAAGTGGCGAACCGCTCGGTGGGAATTTCCTGTTCGAAGATGGGCACGTCAGTTGGTATCGCTCGCGCGAAGTGGACGTCGGCTCCAAAGATACGACCGGCTGGCTGGCCTTCTACCAGATTCACATTCCTTGA
- the ffh gene encoding signal recognition particle protein — MFDSLSGKLQNVFKNLRGLGKISEANVSDSLREVRLALLEADVNFKVARDFIERVKAKSLGAEVVQSIQPGQQIIKIIHDELVELLGSANAGINLSGNPACVLMVGLHGSGKTTSSGKLARLLHKQGRQPLLVAADVNRPAAMDQLETLGKQIDIPTFVKRGEQDVSKIAREALDFARANNRNTLIFDTAGRLQIDEPLVQELVRLRDLVKPQEILLVLDAATGQEAVNVATHFDKALNITGSILTKLDGDARGGAALSMKAVTGKPIKFAGVGEKLEDFEPFHPERMASRILGMGDVVSLVERAAEAVDLDDAKRMEEKMRKGQFTMEDFLEQLRQMKKLGSLESIVGMLPGGDQLLKGGDLSKQEKEFRRMEGMICAMTLQERRNPQILNAKRRIRIAKGSGVSVTELNTLLNKFGQMQQMMKKMGKFSKMMARMGGGLPGMLRR; from the coding sequence ATGTTCGACTCTCTAAGCGGCAAGCTCCAGAATGTTTTCAAGAATCTGCGCGGCCTCGGAAAAATTTCTGAGGCCAACGTCAGCGATTCGTTGCGCGAAGTCCGGCTGGCGCTCCTCGAAGCCGATGTGAATTTCAAGGTTGCCCGCGACTTCATTGAGCGCGTCAAAGCGAAATCGCTCGGCGCGGAAGTCGTTCAAAGCATTCAGCCCGGCCAGCAAATCATCAAAATTATCCATGATGAACTGGTGGAGTTGCTCGGCTCGGCCAACGCCGGAATCAATTTGAGCGGCAATCCGGCTTGCGTCCTGATGGTCGGCCTGCACGGTTCGGGCAAGACCACCTCCAGCGGCAAGCTCGCGCGGCTGCTCCATAAGCAAGGCCGCCAGCCGTTGCTGGTCGCCGCCGACGTTAACCGCCCGGCCGCGATGGATCAGCTTGAAACGCTTGGCAAACAAATCGACATTCCCACATTCGTCAAACGCGGCGAGCAGGACGTTTCGAAAATCGCCCGCGAAGCGCTCGACTTCGCCCGCGCAAACAACCGCAATACCTTGATCTTCGACACGGCGGGCCGGTTGCAGATTGACGAGCCGCTGGTGCAGGAACTCGTCCGCCTGCGCGATCTCGTGAAGCCGCAGGAGATTCTGCTCGTGCTCGATGCCGCCACTGGTCAGGAAGCAGTCAACGTCGCCACGCATTTCGATAAGGCGCTGAACATCACCGGCTCCATCCTTACCAAACTCGATGGTGACGCGCGCGGCGGTGCTGCACTCAGCATGAAAGCTGTCACCGGCAAGCCGATCAAGTTCGCGGGCGTGGGCGAAAAGCTGGAGGACTTCGAACCGTTTCATCCCGAGCGCATGGCCTCGCGCATTCTCGGCATGGGCGACGTCGTCAGCCTGGTTGAGCGGGCGGCTGAGGCCGTGGATTTAGACGACGCCAAGCGCATGGAAGAAAAAATGCGCAAGGGGCAGTTCACGATGGAGGATTTTTTGGAGCAACTGCGCCAGATGAAAAAGCTCGGCTCGCTCGAAAGCATCGTGGGCATGTTGCCCGGTGGCGATCAACTGCTGAAAGGCGGCGACCTCAGCAAACAGGAAAAAGAATTCCGGCGGATGGAGGGAATGATCTGCGCGATGACATTGCAGGAGCGGCGCAATCCGCAAATTCTCAATGCCAAACGGCGCATCCGCATCGCCAAAGGCAGCGGCGTTTCCGTGACCGAGTTGAACACCTTGCTCAACAAGTTCGGTCAGATGCAGCAGATGATGAAGAAGATGGGGAAGTTCTCGAAGATGATGGCCCGCATGGGCGGTGGCCTGCCGGGGATGTTGCGGAGGTGA
- the sufD gene encoding Fe-S cluster assembly protein SufD, with protein sequence MVQATDRLDMKATDPFLEKFERFEKEAKHPSWLFPIRKAGIARFAELGFPTTRLEDWRFTNVAPLTKLPFKPVLQDGDISVTTETLSRFTFAGLSGSRLVFVNGHFSKELSTVGALPDGVRVSSLTAALAGDSSLIEKHLARYARSDENAFAALNTAFFQDGAFIHVPAGQIVTEPIQLVFISTAKESGATTHPRNLIIAEKQSRLTVIESYVSTVDAPYFTNAVTEFVIGDNAVVEHLKFQDESLAAFHLATLHSHLGRNCSFISHSIALGARLSRNDIRTNLAGEGLECILNGLYLTKGEQLADHHMIVEHAQPHCASHEYFNGILDDKSKGVFHGRILVQQIAQKTDAKQTNKNLLLSDEATVDTKPQLEIYADDVKCTHGATVGQMDEDSIFYLRARGIGLETARRMLMHAFAGEIIDRVKCEPAREELDKLVWERLEANPHLAEKK encoded by the coding sequence ATGGTTCAAGCGACTGACAGACTGGACATGAAGGCGACCGATCCGTTCCTGGAGAAATTCGAGCGATTCGAGAAGGAGGCGAAACACCCCTCGTGGCTCTTCCCGATTCGCAAGGCCGGCATCGCCCGCTTTGCCGAACTCGGGTTTCCCACCACCCGGCTCGAGGATTGGCGCTTCACCAATGTGGCTCCCCTCACCAAACTCCCGTTCAAACCAGTTTTGCAAGACGGCGACATCAGCGTCACGACTGAAACCTTGAGCCGGTTTACATTCGCTGGTCTGAGCGGCAGTCGGCTCGTCTTCGTCAACGGCCATTTCTCAAAAGAGCTATCCACGGTTGGCGCGCTGCCCGATGGCGTAAGAGTCAGCAGCCTCACCGCGGCACTGGCCGGCGATTCCAGCCTGATTGAAAAACACCTCGCCCGTTACGCCCGAAGCGACGAGAACGCCTTCGCTGCGCTCAACACGGCGTTTTTTCAGGACGGCGCATTCATCCACGTCCCCGCCGGACAGATCGTGACCGAACCCATCCAACTGGTTTTTATTTCCACGGCCAAAGAGAGCGGTGCGACGACGCATCCGCGCAATTTGATCATCGCGGAGAAACAAAGCCGGCTGACCGTCATCGAAAGTTACGTCAGCACCGTGGACGCGCCTTACTTCACCAACGCCGTCACCGAGTTTGTCATTGGCGACAATGCCGTGGTCGAGCACTTGAAATTTCAGGATGAAAGTCTCGCTGCGTTTCATCTGGCAACGCTCCATTCGCACCTGGGCCGGAACTGCAGTTTCATTTCACATTCGATCGCCCTCGGCGCGCGGCTTTCGCGCAACGACATTCGCACAAACCTCGCTGGCGAAGGCCTCGAATGTATTTTGAACGGGCTTTATCTGACCAAGGGCGAACAGCTTGCCGACCATCACATGATCGTCGAGCACGCACAACCGCATTGCGCCAGCCACGAGTATTTCAACGGCATTCTCGACGACAAATCGAAGGGTGTATTTCACGGACGCATTCTCGTGCAGCAAATCGCGCAAAAAACCGACGCGAAGCAAACCAACAAGAATCTGCTGCTCTCCGACGAGGCGACCGTCGATACCAAACCGCAATTGGAGATTTACGCTGACGACGTGAAATGCACACACGGCGCGACGGTCGGCCAGATGGACGAGGATTCCATTTTTTATCTGCGCGCGCGCGGCATTGGATTGGAAACAGCGCGGCGGATGTTGATGCACGCCTTCGCCGGCGAAATCATCGACCGCGTGAAATGCGAACCGGCGCGCGAGGAATTGGACAAGCTCGTGTGGGAGCGGCTGGAGGCAAATCCGCATCTGGCGGAGAAGAAATGA
- a CDS encoding Mrp/NBP35 family ATP-binding protein, which translates to MLTEDDIKNALKTVKYPGYNRDIISFGLVQQIAVSGGAVSVTLQLTTADPNVAQQIKADSERVLKALPGVNQVIVEIMRPAGQQAAAAAQSPWSQQNKVPGIKKIVAVASGKGGVGKSTVSVNIACALKHLGAHIGLLDCDIYGPSIPLMMGIRERPTISAAEKMVPPVNHGVKLMSMGFLLDGDAPVIWRGPMIVKTIQQFFMQVEWGELDYLLVDLPPGTGDAQLTLCQTVPLDGGVIVTTPQEASLGVVRKGIAMFEKVNVPILGIVENMSYFTTPSGERVEIFGHGGGRAEAERKKVPFLGEVPLFTEIRVAGDKGVPLVVSAANEPPAQAFVRVAEALRQALGT; encoded by the coding sequence ATGCTCACTGAAGACGACATCAAGAACGCGCTCAAGACGGTGAAATATCCCGGCTACAACCGCGACATCATTTCCTTTGGACTGGTGCAACAAATCGCGGTGAGCGGCGGCGCCGTCAGCGTGACGCTGCAATTGACCACCGCCGATCCGAACGTCGCCCAGCAAATCAAAGCCGACAGCGAGCGCGTGTTGAAGGCATTGCCGGGCGTCAATCAAGTGATCGTCGAGATCATGCGGCCGGCCGGACAGCAGGCAGCCGCTGCGGCGCAAAGCCCGTGGTCACAGCAGAACAAAGTGCCCGGCATCAAAAAAATTGTCGCGGTGGCCAGCGGCAAAGGAGGCGTCGGCAAATCGACCGTTTCCGTAAACATTGCCTGCGCCCTCAAACATCTCGGCGCGCACATCGGCCTGCTGGATTGCGACATCTACGGTCCGAGCATTCCATTGATGATGGGTATTCGCGAACGGCCGACCATCAGCGCCGCCGAAAAAATGGTGCCGCCCGTCAACCACGGCGTGAAATTGATGAGCATGGGCTTTCTGCTGGACGGCGATGCGCCGGTGATCTGGCGCGGGCCAATGATCGTGAAAACCATCCAGCAGTTCTTCATGCAAGTGGAATGGGGCGAGTTGGATTATCTGCTCGTTGATCTTCCGCCCGGCACCGGCGACGCCCAACTCACGCTTTGCCAGACCGTGCCGCTGGACGGCGGCGTCATCGTGACAACGCCGCAGGAAGCGTCGCTGGGCGTCGTAAGGAAAGGCATCGCCATGTTTGAAAAAGTCAACGTGCCCATCCTGGGCATCGTGGAGAACATGAGTTACTTCACCACACCTTCCGGTGAGCGCGTGGAGATTTTTGGGCACGGCGGCGGGCGGGCGGAAGCCGAGCGCAAGAAAGTTCCCTTCCTCGGCGAAGTCCCGTTGTTTACCGAAATTCGCGTCGCCGGCGACAAAGGCGTGCCGCTGGTGGTTTCAGCGGCAAACGAACCGCCCGCGCAAGCGTTTGTCCGCGTTGCCGAAGCGCTAAGGCAAGCACTGGGGACTTAA
- a CDS encoding SUF system NifU family Fe-S cluster assembly protein codes for MFDDLTDLYQQVILDHSKSPRNFHKLENANRAAQGHNPLCGDNYTIYALMDGDVIKDLSFQGSGCAISKASASILTDTLKGKTKAEVKALFDKVHDMVTTGNVNGGDIGKLAVFAGVHKFPARVKCAILPWHAVVAAVEGKQEPVSTETEDM; via the coding sequence ATGTTCGACGATTTAACAGACCTTTATCAGCAGGTCATTCTTGACCACAGCAAAAGCCCGCGCAATTTCCACAAGCTGGAAAACGCGAACCGCGCGGCGCAAGGCCACAACCCGCTTTGTGGCGATAACTACACGATTTATGCCTTGATGGATGGCGACGTGATCAAAGACCTCAGCTTCCAAGGTTCGGGCTGCGCGATTTCGAAAGCGTCTGCTTCGATTCTGACCGACACATTAAAGGGCAAAACCAAGGCCGAAGTGAAGGCGCTGTTCGACAAAGTCCACGACATGGTGACGACTGGGAATGTCAACGGCGGTGATATTGGCAAGCTGGCAGTGTTCGCCGGCGTGCATAAGTTTCCTGCGCGCGTCAAATGCGCCATCCTGCCGTGGCACGCGGTGGTCGCGGCGGTCGAAGGCAAGCAGGAGCCGGTGAGCACGGAGACGGAGGATATGTGA
- a CDS encoding alpha-keto acid decarboxylase family protein codes for MRNSISIGQYLIQQLHTHGVRHVFGIPGDYVLGFYDLLEHSKLRIINTCDEQGAGFAADAYARVKGLGAVCVTYCVGGLKVANTTAEAFAEKSPVVVISGAPGMKEREKNPLLHHKVREFDTQKKVFEQLTAASTVLSDPQTAFQEIDRVLHTALRYKRPVYIELPRDLVSVPGIPHHRPPEIHEASDPQILRAALAEARTMINSARKPVILADVEVHRFGLQDALLKLAQETNIPVAATLLGKSVIGEQNPFYLGVYEGAMGRDDVRRYVEDSDCVIMLGAFMTDINLGVFTARLDPARSIYATSEKLALRYHTYENVRFKDFVRGLLRAGLRRRSLNKIPRPTPVNDFKLKRGERRLTVQRLFQRLNAFLSDNTVVVADVGDALFGAADLFIRHRTEFLGPAYYASMGFAVPASIGAQLANPKLRPLVLVGDGAFQMTGMELATAARYNLNPVVIVLNNRGYGTERHMQDGAYNDLWPWHYSRVPEILGAGRGFIVRTEEELDLALNEAEAHAEEFCLLEVRLDPLDHSPAMQRLAERLARRL; via the coding sequence ATGAGAAACTCCATTTCGATTGGCCAGTATCTTATCCAACAACTTCACACGCACGGCGTGCGTCACGTGTTCGGCATTCCTGGCGATTACGTGCTGGGCTTCTACGACCTGCTGGAACACAGCAAGCTGAGAATCATCAACACGTGCGATGAACAGGGCGCCGGTTTCGCCGCCGACGCTTACGCGCGCGTGAAGGGCCTCGGTGCCGTATGCGTCACGTACTGCGTCGGTGGTTTGAAGGTGGCCAACACTACCGCCGAGGCGTTTGCGGAGAAGTCGCCCGTCGTCGTCATCAGCGGCGCGCCGGGGATGAAGGAGCGCGAAAAAAATCCACTCCTGCATCACAAGGTGCGCGAGTTCGACACGCAAAAGAAAGTTTTTGAACAACTCACGGCGGCTTCAACGGTGTTGAGCGATCCGCAAACGGCGTTTCAGGAAATCGACCGGGTGTTGCACACGGCGTTGCGTTACAAGCGGCCGGTCTATATCGAATTGCCGCGTGACCTCGTCTCCGTGCCGGGCATCCCGCATCACCGGCCGCCGGAAATCCATGAAGCCAGCGATCCGCAGATTTTGCGCGCGGCGCTGGCCGAAGCGCGAACGATGATCAACTCCGCGCGCAAACCGGTCATCCTCGCCGACGTGGAGGTGCATCGGTTCGGCCTTCAAGACGCGCTGCTGAAGCTCGCTCAAGAAACCAACATTCCCGTGGCAGCCACGTTGCTCGGGAAATCCGTCATCGGTGAACAAAATCCCTTTTACCTGGGCGTCTATGAAGGCGCGATGGGTCGCGACGATGTGCGCCGCTATGTCGAAGACAGTGATTGCGTCATCATGTTGGGGGCGTTCATGACCGACATCAATCTCGGCGTGTTCACCGCGCGACTCGATCCCGCCCGATCGATTTACGCCACGAGCGAGAAGTTGGCGCTGCGCTATCACACTTACGAGAATGTGCGCTTCAAGGATTTCGTGCGCGGACTGCTGCGCGCCGGATTGCGTCGCAGGTCGCTGAACAAAATTCCGCGTCCGACGCCGGTCAACGACTTTAAGTTGAAACGTGGAGAAAGGAGACTCACCGTCCAACGGTTGTTTCAACGGCTCAACGCTTTCTTGTCCGACAACACCGTCGTGGTCGCCGATGTCGGCGATGCGTTGTTTGGCGCCGCCGATCTGTTCATCCGCCATCGCACGGAATTTCTTGGGCCGGCTTATTACGCTTCGATGGGGTTTGCGGTGCCGGCGAGCATTGGCGCGCAACTGGCCAATCCCAAATTGCGACCGCTGGTGCTGGTGGGCGACGGAGCATTTCAAATGACCGGCATGGAGCTGGCCACCGCCGCGCGCTACAATCTCAATCCGGTTGTGATCGTGTTGAACAATCGCGGATATGGCACTGAACGCCACATGCAGGACGGAGCCTACAACGACCTCTGGCCGTGGCATTACAGTCGCGTTCCGGAAATACTCGGGGCCGGGCGCGGGTTCATTGTCCGCACCGAGGAGGAATTGGACCTCGCGCTCAACGAAGCTGAAGCTCATGCGGAAGAATTTTGCTTGTTGGAAGTGCGTTTGGACCCGCTCGATCACTCCCCCGCCATGCAACGGCTTGCCGAACGTCTGGCAAGGCGACTTTGA
- a CDS encoding P-II family nitrogen regulator: MKKIEAIIKPFKLEEVKDALGEEGIEGMTVSEVKGFGRQKGHTEIYRGSEYTVDFLPKIKLELVVADGKVDSAVAAIVKAAKTGKIGDGKVFVSPVQEAIRIRTEEKGEQAV; encoded by the coding sequence ATGAAAAAAATCGAAGCGATTATCAAACCTTTCAAATTGGAAGAAGTCAAAGACGCCTTGGGGGAGGAGGGGATCGAGGGGATGACGGTCAGTGAAGTCAAGGGGTTTGGCCGGCAGAAGGGCCATACCGAAATTTATCGGGGCAGCGAATACACGGTGGATTTCCTGCCCAAGATAAAACTCGAACTGGTCGTGGCGGATGGGAAAGTCGATTCGGCCGTCGCCGCCATCGTGAAGGCCGCGAAGACCGGCAAAATCGGGGATGGCAAGGTCTTCGTTTCTCCAGTTCAGGAAGCCATCCGCATCCGCACCGAGGAGAAAGGCGAGCAAGCTGTTTAA